A genomic region of Amphiura filiformis chromosome 6, Afil_fr2py, whole genome shotgun sequence contains the following coding sequences:
- the LOC140155661 gene encoding O-phosphoseryl-tRNA(Sec) selenium transferase-like, translating into MNDEIYKLCEKLIPSTYVQQGREARHTHENKIRILLEHKKWPEDGWDDDTIELLLQELATMDSNNFGGNCGVGEREARIASSLVAKRHFRLGHGIGRSGDIAAIQPKAAGSSIMMKLTNAMALDCLRVTGVRSTAACFVVPLATGMSLVLCFLALRQKRPQAKYIIWPRIDQKTCFKSILTAGYEPVIIENRLEGDELRTDLDEIQKKILELGAENILCVFSTTSCFAPRVPDKVEEIAEMCKKYEVPHVINNAYGVQSSKCMHLIQQAARVGRVDAFVQSTDKNFMVPVGGSIIAGFDAQFVDKISQTFPGRASASPSVDLFITFLSLGVNGYKKLLKERKEMYGYLGTELAKVAEAHGEKFLNMAHNPISMAITLSKEGEDSGKAVTQLGSMLFKRCVSGARVVAPGSSKTIGSHTFPNYGVHSDIYPNAYLTAAAAIGITKQDVDLFCKRLDKVLGQWHGQGKSQSVQNHVAEGTS; encoded by the exons ATGAATGACGAAATCTACAAGCTGTGTGAGAAGTTAATACCTTCCACTTATGTGCAACAAGGACGAGAGGCACGCCAtacacatgaaaataagatcCGTATCCTGCTAGAGCACAAGAAATGGCCAGAAGATGGCTGGGATGATGACACCATAGAACTACTACTGCAAGAATTAGCAACGATGGATAGCAATAATTTTGGTGGAAATTGTGGTGTTGGAGAACGAGAAGCAAGAATTGCATCATCTTTAGTAGCTAAAAGGCATTTTCG GTTAGGACATGGCATCGGCAGGTCTGGTGATATAGCTGCTATACAACCCAAGGCTGCTGGATCAAGTATCATGATGAAACTAACTAATGCAATGGCTCTAGATTGTTTGAGAGTTACTG GTGTGAGATCAACAGCTGCCTGCTTTGTTGTCCCTCTAGCAACTGGAATGAGCCTGGTATTATGCTTTCTAGCACTCCGACAAAAGCGCCCTCAAGCAAAATACATTATCTGGCCACGAATTGACCAAAAGACATGTTTCAAGTCCATACTAACTGCTGGTTATGAACCAGTGATCATTGAGAACAGACTTGAAGGGGATGAACTAAGGACAGATCTTGATGAGATTCAGAAGAAAATTCTGGAATTGGGAGCAGAAAATATCCTGTGTGTGTTCTCTACGACATCCTGTTTTGCTCCAAGAGTGCCTGATAAAGTAGAGGAAATAGCCGAGATGTGTAAGAAATATGAAGTCCCGCATGTGATCAATAATGCGTACGGTGTGCAGTCTTCTAAATGTATGCATCTTATACAGCAGGCAGCTAGGGTTGGGCGAGTTGATGCTTTTGTACAGAGTACAGATAAGAACTTCATGGTGCCAGTTGGAGGATCGATTATTGCAGGTTTTGATGCGCAGTTTGTGGACAAAATCAGCCAGACATTCCCTGGTCGGGCATCGGCATCGCCCTCTGTTGATCTATTCATAACATTTCTGTCCCTTGGTGTAAATGGGTATAAGAAACTTCTAAAAGAACGCAAGGAGATGTACGGCTACTTGGGTACTGAACTAGCCAAAGTTGCAGAGGCGCATGGAGAGAAATTCTTGAATATGGCCCATAATCCTATTTCCATGGCGATCACACTGTCAAAGGAAGGAGAGGATTCTGGGAAGGCAGTGACTCAGCTGGGATCAATGCTGTTCAAGAGATGTGTTTCTGGTGCAAG AGTGGTTGCTCCTGGTAGCTCCAAGACCATCGGTTCACACACATTCCCCAATTACGGTGTCCATAGTGATATCTATCCAAACGCATATCTTACAGCAGCAGCGGCTATCGGTATCACCAAACAAGATGTGGATCTGTTCTGTAAAAGATTGGACAAGGTGCTGGGACAGTGGCATGGTCAGGGCAAGAGTCAGTCTGTGCAGAATCATGTAGCAGAAGGCACTTCTTGA